cttaTCCCAAGAGTATCAAGTCCATTTTCAAGATTCCTTGCATCCTCATGATTTTCCTGCATGTAGTCATCTTCAGCAGCAATGAAGCCCCCATCAATATCCTGGTCATGCTCCATATCATCAGTGACAGTCTCAGAACCAACATAATTCTGAACAGTCGTAAAGGCCTCGTTCCGGTCATTTGGCACTAAATTTTCGTTAGCATTGGCTGCAGTATCTATTGGCTGCGATGTGCTACCACCATTATCTTCCATGGGCCGACCACGGTCAGCTGTTTTTAAATGCTCTGCCCTCCCACTGTTGGACTCAAATGCATGAACATGTTCCTTTGTCACCGACTCCAAAACTTTCACTATTCCCGTTACAACCTTTGGAGAATCAGTATGATCGAGGTCTAACACACGAAGAGTATGAGTGAGAGAGCGAACAAGACCAACCTCTATGAAAGTGACAGAAGCTTCGGCAGAGATGTATGAGCCTGTCGGTGTACGAGCAGCAAGAACATCATTAAGCAGGTCAGTGAGAGCCTGGGTGTCGACTCGTGGTTCTCTAAGACCGTTACCACAATCCAGAAAATCATTGAAGACATTGTTAATCTCAATGAAGATTCTTTTCCTTGCCTCAGTTGAGCGAACACAGGCCGCCACCAGAAACTGGTTGGCTTTGCTTGCCAGTTTATGGCGCCAGTCCACCTCTGTTTTCCTCTCTTTTCTCTGATTCTTAGAATATGGAAGAAATTTGTGGAGAACATGGAAAAAAATACCACCATTAATGCAGCCAGTAGCACCTCTTTGAGAAATTCCCTTGAAACTACAAACTTCAGCATCTTTTCGAACCAATATATGTATAGATGAAGCATACATTAAAAGTATTTCAGTCAGGAGCTTGAATATAAATACAATCTTCGCCATGGACAACGCAGATTGTTGACTGCTGGATTCATTCTCCTCGAAAACCGAGGCAACAGTTTTTCCTTTACCCTTGCTTTCATATGCATCAATTTCCATATCAGTTGACGAGGAGCCAGTCTTAGCAATGGACTCATCTTCTAAAGGAGGTATGAAAGCGATGACTGAATTGAGTAGAAGATCAATAACATTTACAAAACTTTGCGGAGATTTCCTGTGAATCTTGGAGTACTTAGAATTTGTATCAAGATGCTTCCCATGTCCACCAGGAGCCACTGAAAATCTGTTAGCAGTGCCTCCCTTACCATCATTAACTTGTTTCTCCTTGTCACGATCTTTTATCAGTACAATGTATGGCCTATCACCGACAATCTCTACTTGGCACACAGATTTGGCCGCTTGCAAGAAAACTTCAGGATCCCTTTGAACCACTGAACTTAAGTTCGATAGAAAATTACGGGCAGTAAGCCTTCCACTTGACTGCCTGTTAGAAAGAGTCGCAACACTGTGTCGTATCTCAGACTCCATAGCTTGCTGGAGGGTTTGAGAATCTTCAAGTATATGACGTACTATAACAGCCACGAGACCATCAAAACCAACAAACAAGCTACTTTCCGGTAAGGAAAGAAGCAAATGCAAACCTCCAGCATCAAGAAAACTAACTGCAACGGAATGAGTTCTCGTGAGTGTAGAACATAGCTGCAAAATAGCATGCATTGTTTCAGAGGGTAGTTGCTTTCTTATGCAAACACAAGCCATTTCAACAAGCCTCTTTTGCTCCTGTATATCCAAATACTTCGACATTGTCCTCAATGCCAATTTTTGCTGTTTGTCCTCGTCGATAGTAATAGATGTTTGATCAGTCACATCATTCTTCTTTAGGAGTTCCACTATATCAGCATTTAACTTCGTATCAACTTGAGCAAGGCGATCAATGGCAACAAAAGCTGAAGTCACCCATTTTGGAACTTGAGATTTGTCTTGGTCGTGCAAACCAGAACTCCAGAGTATAAGAAGATGTAAAGTAACTTTAACAAAACCACTCTTTGATGCTAACTCTCGTGCTGCAGTGTCTTCATTAAGAATTAAAGCAAGAACGTGGAAAAAAGCAGAAAGCATATTCTGGTTCCCACAGTCAGATATGTCAACACAAAGCTTGACTTGTTCAATGATAAATGAAATGACTCTAGGTCGATCCTGGCCTTCATTCTGTGAGCAGATCATCACAAGCAGATCCCGTACGGGAAAAGCTAAAGAGCCTTTCACTTGCAGAAGTTTCCTGCATGTTGACAATAGCTCATCAATCGGAGGAAGTTGCACCATTTCCTCTTCAATAGTAAGAATGCTTTCATTTGTGGCATCCTCTTTCATGTCTGTCCCAGAGTTACCAAGGGACATTGCGAGTGCCCGAGCAAGCTCATCATCTTCCTGGGTTTCCTCAGGATGTGAGAACAGCCATTCCATTGCAAGCTCCACACTATTTGAACCAACCTGCCTCAGAGCCTCTTCTGCTCGAGATCTAGAAAACCCCATCTCTGCTATCATTGAAATAGTAGTTTCATTTGGGGGAGGACCAGCAACACGGCCCATATTACGACTGACACTTCTCATTTCCACACCAGAGAAAATGTGCCTAAAAATATTAACCACCCTTGAAATGAACTCATAACTGCATTCAGGGAACTGTGGGTGGGTCCAGACAGGAAGTACAGTCTTCAGTACCATGGACTGCATAGTTTTGACAAATGTTTCTGCATCCCGGGGAAATGGAATATCCCCACTCACAAGAGGCTGGGTGAGTAAATGCTTCGTGAATGAAGACAAAATAAAAGAAGAAGTCACCAAGTGGTCCATAAGTTTAACGTAGCTAGCTGAGGGTCCATAGACCCACAAGTGATTATCTTCAATTTCATTTTGCCTCCCATCGTCGGTCTCCATAGGAGATGCAGGAGCTCTATTGATGGCAAAAGGCAACTGACTGGTAGCCTCAAATGTTGTCAAGACTGATTGAATAACTCCACGCCCATATAAGCAATTCAATATAACAGGATTACAAGAGTCGGGTTTGTCCAaaagaatatcatcgatgaaatcaATAACCTTGCCGAAGTAGCGACATTTAGTTGAAACAGAAGCATCTGATCCTGAGGAGTTAACATGCCCCACAAAATTCATGTGATCCAAAgctatggaagaaaaagtgGAAGCCACTGATTTTGAAGGAGGAGACACATTTAGCACATCATCTCGTCGTCGAGATGGAAGCAGCATCGCCTTTCCCAACTCTTGAAATAAATGGGTGATGTGAATGGACAATGACCTTATCATATCACGGCGGGAAAGATAGTATGACCTCTGATTGTCATCATCTTTTTTAGCACTGGCTTCGTCCCCTCCAGAAGAACCAGACAGATGCTGTCCCTGACGATCTTCAACTTGTAGATTTGAAGGTGCATCCACAATCTGTCGATTCTGAAGACCAGAACGAGTGAGATCACGATACAAGTTTATGAGGTCAAAAAACTGGGACTCAAAGCTCCATCCTGGTGTCCGCCTTCTAAGTAAGGGATCAATTAACTGCCTGAAAGAGTTTAGCCTGGGGTCTTCGGTATCATTCAAGCCCAATTCTGGCTGCCGAGAAGCATCAGTTCTACCAGCAAAATCCTCCTCTGGCTTAACTTTCGAATCTTCAAGCATTGCAATTTGCCACAGAACTTCACGATGAACACAGCCTATGTCTTCCAAGACATCTTTATTTCCAGTGCCAAATTCTGTCAGCAATGCAGTAACCCATCGACTATCCTTGGACGCAGCAAGAAATAAGAGGAATTCAACAATGGAGAGGGATGAAAATACAACACTGTCTGGATTGGCACTAGGGTCCAGTAGAAATGATCCAGAAACAACACTAAACCCACTTAAGGTATTTTTCAAATGATCATGAAGAGAAGCACAGAAAGCACGAGCCAGTGGAGTGGAATGATGTTGAGTGAAACATTTAAATACCATGGTGCTATGCAGCGCAATGGACATGCCTTCTGATGATTGAGTAATACTTGGGCGTAAAACAAGTTTAAGTAAAGCTTCAATGCCAGATTTCTCCACAAACAACCTACATGTTTCAGAATTTTCCATTGTCCTGTGAACTAGTACCATTACGTGAAAAGTAGACAGCTGCATACGCTGCTTGTCACTAATGCCTTCCACTAAGCAATTGTCTGCACCAACCAGAGAACAATCACCCAAGTTTTCCTTGTCCTCAGGTTCCATAGAATCCATCTCCATGGCATCACTTCCATCAGTTTTTCCTGATAAACCACTGCACTTTGTGTCCCCAGGCGACGAGATCTTattaattatttcaataattaaatCAACACCAGTACCTCTCAACAAAGATACATGCCGAAATAGCTCTTCCACAGAATTTGCCAAAGGAACAATGCCCTCATTTACAGCCATCACATACTTTCTGTCAGTAAATATGTGAAATAAAAAGCGTAAAGCTGAGGTTTCTTTCACAGCCTCTAGGCCCTTAGCGTTAAGGCAAATGGCACCCAGGCCATTGGGAATACATGTGATGGCTTTTGAGGAAGGTAACACCCCCGCAACAACAGATGATAGAAATGCATTAGGAAGACCCAAGTCATACAAAACATTAAAACATGTTGGATCTTTATGAATCATTTCACTCACAAGAGTCACTGCTGAAGAATAGATTTCACCTCCAAAACTTTCCTTGTTACTAAAGATCATTGACAAAGTTGGAGTCAAAGAAACATCATTAGAATTCTGTAATCTTGCAGAATTTCCAGTGGCATAAGTAGCAGAACCGAGTGCCTTCAATAATGCTCTGATGAGCCTCTTCTGAGTATACAACTGGTCACTGCTGTATTTAGAAGATTCACCGATGGTCATTGCGTTATCCTTTGTCCCAGACAAGTCAATCACTCTATGAACTTCGATCTGTAACCTGTGAACCAAAAGCTCTACTCCACCCAAATCCCTAAAGAGGGTTACAGCTGTATTGCTGTAGTCCATGAGCTTCTGCAGTGTTTTCACAGCTAAAGATACAAGATGCAAATGAGTAGGATCGGCATCTTCCAAAAGGGGTAAAAAGGTTGGCACCATCCCAGATCCCCTAACAACACTCCCAGTACTGGAAGATGATACTACATGCAGTAGGTAAAATTGTAGAAGTGCTTCAACAAAGGCTACAGATGACAAATCACTCGACTTATTTAACGACAAAATCGCTCTTTGCAATACATTGAGGAGAATCATGCGATTAGCACCTGCAAAACTGATACTTGATCCACTAAGTATCCGTGCCCGATCATGAGATGCTGAATATGAAGCTAACTGTGCGCCCAAGGCAGTCATTGCAAGTGTTCTTATGGTTCCAGAAATATTTTCTTCATACCTCACAATTCTAATTAATTCGTTTGTGTATTCTGGCTCATTGGCAAAAAATGAAACAAGTTCATCATGAGAATCACTTGACTGGACAAGCACAATAAAAGCAAGAAGGCAAATCTTGCTGTACAGTCTGCATATTTTGGGAGAATGGAATGCACGAGCATATCTGATTCTGGTCAACAGCGAAAACCTTAGCTCTGAAGATACGTTATACTGCTCAATACAAGACTTCATCAGCGACAGGTCATCTTCTTTGCGTAGTTGAAGATCGGGGAGGTGGATCACATTCATACCAGCAGAACTTGTGCCATCGCTGGTTTCAGCGATGCTGGAAGAAGTAGAGCCATGCAATTCAAAATAGAGAGTCGATCCAATTCGACACTGTGCTTTGTCACAATCATTCTGAACCTCTGATGGGAACAGGCACAATCCATCCTCCTGAGTCTTCTCATGTAATGTGACGCATGAATACAATCCCAAGCCTTCTTCCTTGCTACCCCAACCCTGTGCAAGGGACAGGAGACAACCGTTTACTGACCCGCATCCAACCAGTTTTCCACTGACGTGAAGTTTGGATGGAGTTATTTTGACAAGTGCAGAAAGAGTCTCCAAAGCTGCCACAAGAATTTCAGGATCTACTGAAGCAAGTAAAAGCTTGAAATGCTGAAGACAGGAAAAAAAAAGTTCAGAAACGTAGGCTTGACTACATATGCCAAATTTAAAGGTGATATAAATACATCTAAAAACAACAGGATTGCTGAAATTCATGCATAAGTGTAAGTGGTCTGGAGTAATACTTAATCCCTAAAGGTTTACCTCCAAGCCACTAAAAGAACTCTTGTTATGACAATGCTCTAGGATCATTTGCATCACTCTCAGAATTTGCAACACTGCTTGTTTTGGGAATGGGTTGGCATCGTTTAAAATGTCATTTGATAAAAGGAGGTCATTTCTAGTTGCTACATACGTCTTCAAATATGTGTCGAAATGCAAGAAAAGAGGTCTCCAATGGTGAAAATTACCCtgagacaaaaaaaaaagaaaacaggaaaaggaaaaaaaggTCAGAAATCAACATATacaaaagaatgaagacaaGAAAAATGATCAAAGCTATAAAGTTCCAACACCTTGCCGTACTCCCAGCGAAATCCTGACAGAGGAATCGCAATATCCTGTAAAGGACATTGGATCACCTTGTCAATGAAAATCTTTATTCTTGAAGGCTGCAAAACAATATGCAGTCAAAAAGCATTGTTTAAGCATTTAAAAAACAATAGTTCAATCAAAACATGGAGCGTGCGAAAGATATGGGAGAGTAATCATTATCAAACATTAACGCATGTTGTGGACAAACAGAACTCAAACCTTCAAACATTTTTTATTGTCAGTTATCACAAACTATGCCAGTTATGGGTTTTGCTAATGATTAAAATAAAGCCTTTAACATCAAGGTCCACCTGATACACAATAATCACTTGGCGAGTCAATTATTTTCTAAAAGATGAGTAAAAAATACAATAATAGCTCAAATGGAAATCTAAAAAGCTTTGATCAATTTCAGGAGAAAACAAACGGTAATTTCAAACATAAATGGAGGTTATACAGGAACAAATTGAAATAAATGTTGCAACATTTCGGCATTTAAAGAATGAATCTCAAAGAATTAACATTCATTAAATGGAACTTCTATGTTCAAACAACAATACAACAAATACAAATCATCCCTTTTCAATAGTAACTTGTGTCTATACCAACAATTATGCTATGTACTCATAAACTAACAGATCATCTGTGATGGACTGAGAGAATTAACCAATAGGAATTTTTTTCATCTTTGCAATCCATTCATTCTCTATCATCATGGTGAGTCCCTCAAATCTGCAACTCCGGCATTTCTTCTCCTAGCGCAAACAACTCCCACCGCAGTAATCTTAATCATTATATTCTACTGGTTGATACATATAAAaagaattttgtttgttttggaGTTAATCAGATAATTTAAACTATAAAAAGAATTACTAACAGTAATATTTTCTGTGATGAAAATTAAATGTCAAAGTTATGTGTTATTTTCTGTGTGAACGTAACACTCCCCCGTAAAATTTCTCCTAAACTAGTTTGATTGTCTTCAGAAGAAAATAACACCTATAGAATAATATCCCAGAGAGGTGAGGGGGTTAATGAATTATGCAGAACAGAAAACATTCACTCAGTTGGCATGGAAGTTATCCATGAATATTAATGTCAAAAGCTACAGCTGAAGCTCATTTCAAAGTTTGAATTTCCACACCTTAGTTTTACAGGCAAGATCATTTCCTATTAACTAGATATGTCTATCAATTaacatgttaaaaaataaagatCATCAACAGAAAACAGAGCCACCTTCTTCAAGCAGCAagtcctatctttgtgatacaATTATTTCGTTAAACCTGAAATAGTTGCCGTGAATGTGTTTTCTCGAGTGTAAGAGCTTTGCTTCTTGGAGTATAACATGTAAATGGCAAGTGAAGCAGTTTTGTTACAGCTATTCATCTAAGTCTAGGCTTTGGGTCAAAATGTGCAGGAATCACAACTCCCTTCTTGAAAAAGATCCAATCAACTTCAGTAATATCGAAGGAAGTGTGAAATCCATGTGATggaaaaaaaagaaattgaACAGGGGTTAATATACAGAAAAAACACTTCCGTACAATTTCCGTTTAGAATCATTATCCACTTTAGAGAATACCCCACACTTTGTTATCCATTCCATAATTCAACATGACTCCGTTCTAAGGATGTATATGCCAACTCATTTGAGTTGGAAAAGTAATCTTTGAACTTAAAGAGTCTTTGAGATTTCAAGGACTCGGCATCTTCTTTCATCACCTCAAGTTAAAGATATTTAACTCCCTTTCCCAGATGTTAGTGCCATCAATAATCAAATTGGAACACATAATTCTATTAAATAAAAGATCACATAAAGATAATCTAGCATATTAATCACACACATAATTGAATTAAACATATGCTTTATAAGGCTGTGCATATAGTCATGAATTCGAGTTCCGCAGAATTTCTAGACTTGTTTCTATTGCATTTTTTCAAAGATATCTTCCACCATTCAAAGGATTAATTCTCAGAAATTCGTGTTAATGCAGGACAATGAACCATTTTCTCATCTCCTCCAATTCTCTCCCTCATCTGGCACATCCTTTCCCTTCCATCCTTGAGAAAACATTCCCATTACAAATACCTATATAGTTTCACAGCTACATATGTGAACCACAGTACTGAGTGCACCTCCTACAGTTGTTAAAACATCAATTAACAATTGCAATTTAATTTCAGTCGACTTATATACTGATATTCCATCAAAACTTATATCAAGTGGtgcaatttcaaatttttacctCCTcgtgaaaattaaaaaaactaaaACTTTAAATCTAAACCAAGTAAAATGCAGCCTTGCCGtcctactttccaattaatgtAAATCCAAAGATTAGCAGTTTCAGGATAGAAGAGAATTTTTCATCCAAGAATTTCTCAATCTAGCACAAGTATATTCTTCACCATCTCTCAACCTCAGTAACTCGATTGTAAGACACCCAAAACTGCAAACTAGTGCCAAGTGTAACCAAGACCTATAAGCCTCATCCCTCTTCATCTAATACATTCGAAAAAGTAAATGGAAAACTAACTGCTTCGACTACTAAAGACGTTCTTGCAAACTTATTCACCAAAAATAGTCCTCCCAGACATCAAACAAACCATAATCGCCCGCCACATCAGAGATTAATGTATTTAGACCCCGACCCCGTCAGTCAACAGACAAATACATGAAAAGCGATAAAACAAAATGTAAGACGGGCATACAGTCTCGGCGTCAAGTTTAACAGATGGGCCGATTGTCCCTTCACTAGAGAGAAGCTGCCGAAGCCTTGAAGGCAAGCTAGA
The Primulina eburnea isolate SZY01 chromosome 5, ASM2296580v1, whole genome shotgun sequence genome window above contains:
- the LOC140832783 gene encoding LOW QUALITY PROTEIN: E3 ubiquitin-protein ligase UPL2-like (The sequence of the model RefSeq protein was modified relative to this genomic sequence to represent the inferred CDS: deleted 2 bases in 1 codon), translated to MANIRSSLPSRLRQLLSSEGTIGPSVKLDAETPSRIKIFIDKVIQCPLQDIAIPLSGFRWEYGKGNFHHWRPLFLHFDTYLKTYVATRNDLLLSNDILNDANPFPKQAVLQILRVMQMILEHCHNKSSFSGLEHFKLLLASVDPEILVAALETLSALVKITPSKLHVSGKLVGCGSVNGCLLSLAQGWGSKEEGLGLYSCVTLHEKTQEDGLCLFPSEVQNDCDKAQCRIGSTLYFELHGSTSSSIAETSDGTSSAGMNVIHLPDLQLRKEDDLSLMKSCIEQYNVSSELRFSLLTRIRYARAFHSPKICRLYSKICLLAFIVLVQSSDSHDELVSFFANEPEYTNELIRIVRYEENISGTIRTLAMTALGAQLASYSASHDRARILSGSSISFAGANRMILLNVLQRAILSLNKSSDLSSVAFVEALLQFYLLHVVSSSSTGSVVRGSGMVPTFLPLLEDADPTHLHLVSLAVKTLQKLMDYSNTAVTLFRDLGGVELLVHRLQIEVHRVIDLSGTKDNAMTIGESSKYSSDQLYTQKRLIRALLKALGSATYATGNSARLQNSNDVSLTPTLSMIFSNKESFGGEIYSSAVTLVSEMIHKDPTCFNVLYDLGLPNAFLSSVVAGVLPSSKAITCIPNGLGAICLNAKGLEAVKETSALRFLFHIFTDRKYVMAVNEGIVPLANSVEELFRHVSLLRGTGVDLIIEIINKISSPGDTKCSGLSGKTDGSDAMEMDSMEPEDKENLGDCSLVGADNCLVEGISDKQRMQLSTFHVMVLVHRTMENSETCRLFVEKSGIEALLKLVLRPSITQSSEGMSIALHSTMVFKCFTQHHSTPLARAFCASLHDHLKNTLSGFSVVSGSFLLDPSANPDSVVFSSLSIVEFLLFLAASKDSRWVTALLTEFGTGNKDVLEDIGCVHREVLWQIAMLEDSKVKPEEDFAGRTDASRQPELGLNDTEDPRLNSFRQLIDPLLRRRTPGWSFESQFFDLINLYRDLTRSGLQNRQIVDAPSNLQVEDRQGQHLSGSSGGDEASAKKDDDNQRSYYLSRRDMIRSLSIHITHLFQELGKAMLLPSRRRDDVLNVSPPSKSVASTFSSIALDHMNFVGHVNSSGSDASVSTKCRYFGKVIDFIDDILLDKPDSCNPVILNCLYGRGVIQSVLTTFEATSQLPFAINRAPASPMETDDGRQNEIEDNHLWVYGPSASYVKLMDHLVTSSFILSSFTKHLLTQPLVSGDIPFPRDAETFVKTMQSMVLKTVLPVWTHPQFPECSYEFISRVVNIFRHIFSGVEMRSVSRNMGRVAGPPPNETTISMIAEMGFSRSRAEEALRQVGSNSVELAMEWLFSHPEETQEDDELARALAMSLGNSGTDMKEDATNESILTIEEEMVQLPPIDELLSTCRKLLQVKGSLAFPVRDLLVMICSQNEGQDRPRVISFIIEQVKLCVDISDCGNQNMLSAFFHVLALILNEDTAARELASKSGFVKVTLHLLILWSSGLHDQDKSQVPKWVTSAFVAIDRLAQVDTKLNADIVELLKKNDVTDQTSITIDEDKQQKLALRTMSKYLDIQEQKRLVEMACVCIRKQLPSETMHAILQLCSTLTRTHSVAVSFLDAGGLHLLLSLPESSLFVGFDGLVAVIVRHILEDSQTLQQAMESEIRHSVATLSNRQSSGRLTARNFLSNLSSVVQRDPEVFLQAAKSVCQVEIVGDRPYIVLIKDRDKEKQVNDGKGGTANRFSVAPGGHGKHLDTNSKYSKIHRKSPQSFVNVIDLLLNSVIAFIPPLEDESIAKTGSSSTDMEIDAYESKGKGKTVASVFEENESSSQQSALSMAKIVFIFKLLTEILLMYASSIHILVRKDAEVCSFKGISQRGATGCINGGIFFHVLHKFLPYSKNQRKERKTEVDWRHKLASKANQFLVAACVRSTEARKRIFIEINNVFNDFLDCGNGLREPRVDTQALTDLLNDVLAARTPTGSYISAEASVTFIEVGLVRSLTHTLRVLDLDHTDSPKVVTGIVKVLESVTKEHVHAFESNSGRAEHLKTADRGRPMEDNGGSTSQPIDTAANANENLVPNDRNEAFTTVQNYVGSETVTDDMEHDQDIDGGFIAAEDDYMQENHEDARNLENGLDTLGIRFEIRSGVQGNLDEDDEEEDDHDMSGDEGDGVDEDEDANGEGHNDLEEEDAHHLPHPDTDQDDNEIDEDDFEEEVMDEDEDEEDDEDGVIVRLGEGMNGVNVFDHIEVFGQDSISNEAFHVMPVEIFGSRRQGRTTSIYNLLGRSGDSTAPSQHPLLVEPSSMHAGLPRISENDRDAHSARNSEGSLPRLDSYFRSLRNGRQGHRFNLWANEGQVSSGADASMIPQGLEDLLISSLKRPSSEKSSNKVTLPESQNKTEVSQSAEFAEVGAENLVENHDSVEGSYAPPSSAALDASINSTAPNANEATRERETLNRPPEVQYDHADVVRDIEAGSQESSESGATLGESLRSLDVEIGSADGHDDGGDRQGGPDSRTRRTNVSFGNNSSIGGRDASLRSVTEVSEDIIQEADQDEQHEEEQHNQDADSSIDPTFLDALPEELRAEVLSAQQGQAPQPQNPEPQNNEDMDPEFLAALPPDIREEVLAQQRAQRLQQAQELEGQPVEMDTVSIIATFPSDIREEVLLTSSDAILSNLTPALVAEANMLRERFAHRYNQTLFGIYPRNRRGESSRPGESLDRVGGILSRRSLGIKPIEADGTPLIDTEGLKALIRLLRVVQPLYKSELRLLLNLCAHAETRIDLVRILMELLMLDKRKSASSLNVMEPPYRLYACPSHVMYSRPQCADGVPPLVCRRVLETLTYLARNHPFVAKLLLEFRLPRVSTKELPSSDDRRGKAVALNEEMLGNNQYLEGQAPLTLLLSLLNQSLYLRSIVHLEQLLNLLDVVIDNAERKSNSSEDPSASEQPSDVQTSTEDADMSVSASTSVEVHVSMKESSSGADREQNVSSVLDTLPQPELQLLCSLLAREGLSDNAYTLVAEVLRKLVAIAPIHCHLFINELAASVQSLTKSAAEELLTFGDFEKALLSTTTSHGAPVLRVLQALSSLVVVLVNKDKKHQILSDKEHAAAISLVRDINTALEPLWKELSNCISKIESYSDMVPDPSSSSAKPSSLVPSLPAGSQNVLPYIESFFVMCEKLHPGQTAAGNDFGPDVEEAIESSSQQKTLGSSVRVDEKHVAFVRFSEKHRKLLNSFIRQNPGLLEKSFSLMLKVPRFIDFDNKRSHFRSKIKHQHDHHHSPLRISVRRAYILEDSYNQLRMRSAQDLKGRLTVHFQGEEGIDAGGLTREWYQLLSRVIFDKGALLFTTVGNESTFQPNPNSVYQTEHLSYFKFVGRVVGKALFDGQLLDVHFTRSFYKHILGVKVTYHDIEAIDPDYFKNLKWMLENDISDVLDLTFSIDADEEKLILYERAEVSDYELKPGGRNTRVTEENKHQYVDLVAEHRLTTAIRPQINAFMDGFNELISRDLISIFNDKELELLISGLPDIDLDDLRANTEYTGYSAASPAIQWFWEVVQGFSKEDKARLLQFVTGTSKVPLEGFSALQGISGSQKFQIHKAYGTPDHLPSAHTCFNQLDLPEYPSKRRLEDRLLLAIHEANEGFGFG